A single genomic interval of Picosynechococcus sp. PCC 7003 harbors:
- the purM gene encoding phosphoribosylformylglycinamidine cyclo-ligase, which produces MDYQQAGVDIEAGRSFVKTIKDNVESTYRPGVLGGLGGFGGCFEIPAGYRQPVLISGTDGVGTKLKIAHQTDQHHTVGIDLVAMCVNDILTSGAEPLFFLDYLATGKLEPEQLAQVVAGIVTGCKQSGCALLGGETAEMPGFYQAGEYDLAGFCVGIVEKSEILDGSQVQVGDVAIALPSSGVHSNGFSLVRKIIEMNQLSWGDKPAAFQGKTLGEVFLTPTQIYVQAIQGALKAKMEIHGMAHITGGGLPENLPRCLQANQSMAIDPNTWEIPTLFQWLQTMGDVPQAAMWDTFNMGVGYVVIVPAPKAAENVAWFQAQGIAAWQVGTVVEGQGEVLGLQ; this is translated from the coding sequence ATGGACTACCAACAAGCAGGAGTAGATATCGAAGCAGGGCGTTCCTTCGTCAAAACCATCAAGGATAACGTCGAAAGCACATACCGACCGGGGGTACTGGGTGGCCTCGGTGGGTTTGGTGGCTGCTTTGAAATTCCCGCTGGCTATCGTCAACCGGTGCTAATTTCCGGTACGGATGGGGTGGGCACAAAGCTCAAAATCGCCCACCAGACCGATCAACACCACACCGTCGGCATTGATTTGGTGGCAATGTGTGTCAACGATATCCTCACCTCTGGGGCCGAACCGCTGTTTTTCCTCGATTATTTAGCGACGGGTAAGCTCGAACCAGAACAACTGGCGCAAGTGGTCGCGGGCATTGTGACAGGGTGCAAGCAAAGTGGCTGTGCGCTCCTGGGGGGCGAAACGGCGGAAATGCCGGGATTTTATCAAGCAGGAGAATATGATCTTGCGGGCTTCTGTGTAGGAATCGTCGAAAAGAGCGAGATTTTAGATGGCTCCCAAGTGCAGGTCGGTGATGTGGCGATCGCCTTACCCAGTAGCGGTGTCCATAGCAATGGTTTTTCGCTGGTGCGGAAAATTATCGAAATGAATCAGTTGTCCTGGGGCGACAAACCCGCAGCATTTCAAGGCAAAACCCTCGGTGAAGTCTTCCTCACCCCTACCCAAATCTATGTCCAGGCGATCCAAGGTGCCCTCAAGGCCAAGATGGAAATCCACGGCATGGCCCATATCACCGGGGGCGGTCTCCCCGAAAATCTCCCCCGGTGTCTCCAAGCCAATCAGTCCATGGCCATTGATCCGAACACCTGGGAAATCCCCACCCTCTTCCAGTGGCTCCAAACCATGGGCGACGTGCCCCAAGCTGCCATGTGGGACACCTTCAATATGGGAGTGGGTTATGTGGTGATTGTGCCAGCCCCCAAAGCGGCGGAAAATGTGGCTTGGTTTCAGGCCCAGGGGATCGCGGCTTGGCAAGTGGGTACGGTGGTCGAAGGTCAAGGGGAAGTCCTCGGGCTACAATAG
- a CDS encoding CBS domain-containing protein: MTKTVAEVMTPDPAVVKADDSLQTAIALLVEKKISALPVVDGQGKLVGIISDSDLTWQETGVDTPPYIMLLDSVIYLQNPAKHDAEIHKALGQTVGEVMSKKVYTIHPEKIVREAAHLMHEKHVGRLPVIAQDSEKVIGIITQGDIIRAMAQAS; the protein is encoded by the coding sequence ATTACCAAAACCGTGGCTGAAGTCATGACCCCCGATCCCGCCGTGGTCAAGGCAGATGATTCACTTCAAACGGCGATCGCCCTCCTGGTTGAGAAAAAAATTAGCGCCCTCCCCGTTGTGGATGGTCAGGGTAAATTGGTGGGGATCATCTCTGACAGTGACCTCACCTGGCAAGAAACGGGAGTTGATACACCCCCCTACATCATGTTGTTGGATAGTGTGATTTATCTCCAAAATCCCGCCAAACACGACGCCGAAATTCACAAGGCCCTCGGCCAAACGGTGGGAGAAGTGATGAGCAAAAAAGTTTACACAATTCACCCCGAAAAAATTGTCCGGGAAGCAGCCCATTTGATGCACGAAAAACACGTGGGTCGTTTACCAGTCATTGCCCAGGACAGCGAAAAAGTCATTGGGATCATTACCCAAGGTGATATTATTCGAGCAATGGCCCAGGCCTCTTAA
- the nblB gene encoding phycobilisome degradation protein NblB, with the protein MASLESVQQLLSSDSFGDRISGLNQLRAFSPQEAFPLIQPLLSDPEARVRYAAVSQMDAVGQGFETEALALLRHALFNDSELDVKAAAADAIAGLKIAEAYDDLAQVYHSTSEWLLQFSIVAALGELGNPNAFDLLKEALKSETELVRTSAISALGDLGDRRAIALLTPFIADEDWQVRYRLAQSLGRLGGEEVKPFLETLAQDEQAAVADEAKHHLN; encoded by the coding sequence ATGGCTTCCCTTGAATCCGTCCAACAATTGCTTTCTTCCGATAGCTTTGGCGATCGCATTTCCGGCTTAAATCAGCTCCGGGCCTTTTCGCCCCAGGAAGCATTTCCTCTGATCCAGCCCCTTCTGAGCGATCCCGAGGCGCGGGTGCGTTATGCGGCGGTGAGTCAAATGGATGCGGTGGGCCAAGGCTTTGAAACAGAGGCTTTAGCATTGCTTCGTCATGCCCTATTTAATGATTCGGAATTGGACGTCAAGGCGGCAGCAGCCGATGCGATCGCCGGCTTAAAAATTGCTGAAGCCTACGACGATCTCGCCCAGGTGTACCATTCCACTTCGGAGTGGTTATTGCAATTCAGCATTGTGGCGGCCCTCGGCGAATTGGGCAATCCCAACGCCTTTGATTTACTCAAAGAAGCCCTTAAATCAGAAACAGAATTGGTGCGCACCAGTGCCATTAGTGCCCTCGGTGATCTAGGCGATCGCCGTGCCATCGCGCTGTTGACGCCATTTATCGCCGATGAAGATTGGCAAGTGCGCTATCGTTTAGCCCAATCCCTGGGGCGACTTGGGGGTGAGGAAGTCAAACCTTTCTTAGAAACCCTGGCCCAGGATGAGCAAGCAGCAGTGGCCGATGAAGCAAAACATCACCTTAACTAG
- a CDS encoding CsbD family protein, which produces MSLKDRAKATAKNIEGKLQEGLGDLTGDSKSKTEGQAKQVQAKVGHAVEDLKDATKKAID; this is translated from the coding sequence ATGAGCTTAAAAGATAGAGCAAAAGCAACTGCAAAAAATATTGAAGGCAAGCTGCAAGAAGGGCTCGGCGATCTCACAGGTGACTCTAAATCTAAAACAGAAGGACAGGCCAAACAGGTGCAGGCAAAAGTGGGTCATGCCGTAGAAGATCTGAAAGACGCAACGAAAAAGGCAATTGATTAA
- a CDS encoding lmo0937 family membrane protein, with protein MWGVVGVLIILWLLGFSINVGGSLIHLLLVLALIGIVYNLFIGNR; from the coding sequence ATGTGGGGTGTTGTCGGTGTCCTCATTATTCTTTGGTTATTAGGATTTTCGATCAATGTTGGTGGAAGCTTAATTCACTTGCTTTTAGTCCTAGCATTGATTGGCATTGTTTATAACCTATTTATTGGAAACCGCTAA
- a CDS encoding CsbD family protein, with protein sequence MNILKQLRNFFLTTIIAFVMTLSMFGFGYTHNSALANPGGTSDFSSAQSISMNRAEIMGKDLEGKTQETIGNITGDTKDQFMGKAKQVESQVRNTMENVKDDLAPSGRMKAVQKNIEGKAQEEIGNVTGNRQDQFSGKAKQLESNIRNAVEDVKNTVDDVFQH encoded by the coding sequence ATGAATATTCTTAAGCAACTCCGTAATTTTTTTCTAACCACCATAATAGCTTTTGTGATGACGCTTTCAATGTTTGGCTTTGGCTATACTCACAATTCAGCTTTGGCTAATCCTGGAGGAACAAGTGATTTTTCTTCGGCCCAATCAATTTCAATGAATCGCGCTGAGATTATGGGAAAAGATCTCGAGGGTAAAACCCAAGAGACGATTGGCAATATCACTGGGGACACGAAAGATCAATTCATGGGAAAAGCCAAACAAGTGGAAAGTCAAGTCCGCAACACTATGGAGAATGTGAAAGATGATCTAGCTCCCAGCGGCCGCATGAAAGCAGTGCAAAAAAACATTGAAGGAAAAGCACAAGAAGAAATTGGCAACGTAACTGGCAATCGCCAAGATCAGTTTTCTGGGAAAGCTAAGCAACTAGAAAGCAACATACGTAATGCTGTAGAAGATGTTAAAAATACAGTTGATGATGTCTTCCAGCACTAA
- a CDS encoding BON domain-containing protein has translation MNANNTPRVGRIAHAEYQDVLGQTHTEYKDAKGNIYTEYIDAQGKVHTYDSSYGNGHFAAAGRESRAGANGLLVGLLVSCIGIVALGTFYVVTRPEKIEPLPPVVNVETPETEPAPVERVVEKPSVTIVPITQPAVQPTPQPAANPVAPQQPTDVNVTVKNSQPNPAVTTPQTPTITDSSLKTAITKKFQESLPNNQLNVTVDSGEVKVTGTVVSQEQLQRISPLLNSITGITKVTNNATVAP, from the coding sequence ATGAACGCTAACAATACTCCGAGGGTTGGACGCATCGCCCATGCTGAATATCAAGATGTCTTGGGTCAAACCCACACTGAATACAAAGATGCCAAAGGAAATATTTACACCGAATATATCGATGCCCAAGGCAAGGTTCACACCTATGACAGTAGCTACGGCAATGGCCATTTTGCCGCTGCCGGACGAGAATCTCGAGCCGGTGCCAATGGCCTCCTCGTGGGTCTCCTCGTCTCCTGCATTGGGATTGTCGCCCTGGGTACCTTTTATGTCGTGACCCGGCCTGAAAAAATAGAACCTTTGCCCCCGGTGGTGAATGTGGAAACCCCTGAAACAGAGCCGGCCCCAGTGGAAAGAGTGGTTGAAAAACCTTCCGTTACCATTGTGCCGATCACCCAACCCGCGGTTCAGCCCACACCGCAACCTGCTGCCAATCCTGTGGCTCCTCAACAGCCTACAGACGTCAATGTGACGGTGAAAAACTCCCAACCGAACCCTGCAGTTACAACTCCACAAACACCGACAATTACAGATAGCTCTCTGAAAACGGCCATTACGAAGAAGTTCCAAGAGAGTCTGCCCAATAATCAGCTCAATGTCACGGTGGATAGTGGTGAAGTGAAGGTGACTGGTACGGTGGTGAGCCAAGAGCAATTGCAGCGAATTTCACCCTTATTGAATTCGATCACGGGCATCACCAAGGTCACAAATAATGCCACTGTCGCGCCGTGA
- a CDS encoding FdhF/YdeP family oxidoreductase: MAQFSSESNLPESGGGLPIIEYWAKQSLSPKGLKLWQTLNHKSACLSCAWGTGGQKGGFVNEAGEYLQRCAKSVEAIAAELQAGIEESIFQQKTITELQQLSSKECDQLGRLQYPLILREDSQHYERISWEEVFQIAETAFKKTPERVASYSSGRSSNEAAYLLQLLLRSLGSNNLADCSDLCHVPSSVALKQVFGTGTSMVSLESLKQSDCVVLVGSNAPANHPRLMNELIEIRARGGRVIIINPQIEIGLVKFASPAFPIKSLLKKGSEISNLYLQPIPGSDAALFIAIQKSLIEQNLVKLDYLEKYTEGWQEVLDFARNAPWETLTNLCGLAREEIEEVAYTIGTSNNVVFAWAMGITQQKNGTDNVKAIANTALMTGNAGREGAGLMPVRGHSNVQGFGSMGVTIRLSQELKTALEKLLDHPLNLNEGYDARGLMEAADRGEIETLFCLGGNFYGANPDHFQAKRALGQIETIFYVSTKANLGHFHGLGRKQTLILPVFNRLENPHKTTTESGNNFVRINDVGKTHLKGDLIAEVDLITEIAQRIHGEGRIAWRRLKDTEYVRELIAQTISDYQPLKKANQASTEFLIENRIFKEPKFATKSGRAQMAVIALPELKEPSLAEFNLPQKSQAIALILGSGRSYGQHNTVVYQEGDKYREMPHRYCILMNMHDIKKAGFVPHQRVAVRGDRQTLENIEIIPGAIRKGAAFMFYPESNCLFSANIDPKSGIPAFKRIPVAVYG; encoded by the coding sequence ATGGCACAATTTTCTTCCGAGTCGAATTTGCCTGAGTCTGGCGGCGGTTTGCCAATCATTGAATACTGGGCAAAGCAAAGTCTTTCTCCGAAAGGATTAAAACTTTGGCAAACTTTAAACCATAAAAGTGCCTGTTTATCCTGTGCTTGGGGAACTGGCGGCCAGAAAGGGGGCTTTGTTAATGAAGCGGGGGAATATTTACAACGGTGTGCTAAAAGTGTTGAGGCGATCGCCGCAGAATTACAAGCAGGCATTGAAGAAAGTATTTTTCAGCAAAAAACTATTACTGAGCTACAGCAATTAAGCTCTAAAGAATGTGATCAATTGGGTCGGTTGCAATATCCACTGATCCTTCGAGAAGACTCCCAACATTATGAAAGAATTTCTTGGGAAGAGGTCTTTCAAATCGCGGAAACTGCCTTTAAAAAAACACCTGAACGCGTTGCCAGCTATAGTTCTGGTCGCTCTTCTAATGAAGCAGCTTACCTATTGCAATTGTTACTGCGATCGCTAGGGAGTAACAATTTAGCTGACTGTTCAGATCTCTGCCATGTGCCATCGAGTGTGGCGTTAAAACAAGTTTTTGGGACGGGCACATCGATGGTGAGTTTAGAGTCCTTAAAACAGAGTGATTGTGTGGTTTTAGTGGGTTCCAATGCCCCTGCAAATCATCCCCGGTTAATGAATGAACTGATTGAAATTCGGGCGCGGGGTGGACGGGTCATTATTATCAATCCCCAGATTGAAATTGGTTTAGTTAAATTTGCCTCTCCTGCTTTTCCAATTAAATCTTTGCTGAAAAAAGGTTCAGAAATTTCTAATCTCTATCTACAACCGATTCCGGGGAGTGATGCGGCATTATTTATTGCCATTCAAAAATCTTTAATTGAGCAGAATTTAGTCAAGTTAGACTATTTGGAAAAATATACAGAGGGTTGGCAGGAAGTACTTGATTTTGCCCGCAATGCGCCTTGGGAAACCCTTACGAATTTGTGTGGTTTAGCCCGTGAAGAAATTGAAGAAGTGGCCTATACTATTGGCACATCTAATAATGTTGTTTTTGCTTGGGCGATGGGCATTACCCAACAGAAAAATGGGACGGATAATGTAAAGGCGATCGCCAATACCGCTTTAATGACAGGCAATGCTGGACGAGAAGGGGCGGGGTTGATGCCTGTGCGGGGTCATTCTAATGTGCAGGGTTTTGGGTCTATGGGGGTAACTATTCGCCTCAGTCAAGAGTTAAAAACGGCCCTCGAAAAATTACTCGATCATCCTTTGAATTTAAATGAAGGCTATGATGCGCGGGGCTTAATGGAAGCTGCCGATCGAGGGGAAATAGAGACCTTATTTTGCCTCGGAGGAAATTTTTATGGTGCGAATCCAGACCATTTTCAAGCAAAAAGAGCTTTGGGACAAATAGAAACTATATTCTACGTTTCAACCAAGGCAAATCTTGGACACTTTCATGGTTTAGGCAGAAAACAAACGTTAATTTTGCCCGTGTTTAATCGCCTTGAAAATCCCCATAAAACGACAACGGAATCGGGAAATAATTTTGTCCGAATTAATGATGTTGGGAAAACCCACCTCAAGGGGGATTTGATTGCAGAGGTGGATTTAATTACAGAAATTGCCCAGCGAATCCACGGGGAAGGGCGCATTGCTTGGCGGCGGTTAAAGGATACAGAATATGTGCGGGAATTAATTGCCCAAACGATCTCGGATTATCAACCCCTCAAAAAAGCGAATCAAGCGAGCACGGAATTTCTCATCGAAAATCGTATTTTCAAAGAGCCAAAATTTGCGACAAAATCTGGTCGAGCGCAGATGGCAGTGATTGCGTTACCTGAGTTAAAAGAACCCAGTTTAGCCGAATTTAATTTACCTCAAAAAAGCCAGGCGATCGCCCTAATTTTAGGGTCGGGCAGAAGCTACGGTCAGCATAATACTGTCGTGTACCAAGAGGGAGATAAATATCGGGAAATGCCCCACCGCTATTGCATTTTAATGAATATGCATGATATTAAAAAGGCGGGTTTTGTCCCCCACCAAAGAGTAGCCGTCAGAGGTGATCGCCAAACCTTAGAAAATATCGAAATTATCCCTGGGGCAATTCGAAAAGGGGCCGCCTTTATGTTTTACCCCGAATCTAATTGTTTGTTTAGTGCCAACATTGATCCGAAAAGCGGTATTCCTGCCTTTAAGCGGATTCCTGTCGCTGTTTATGGGTAG
- the ftsH2 gene encoding ATP-dependent zinc metalloprotease FtsH2 produces MKPSWKTAVLWALPLLVIGFFVWQGAFSANPSNLVGNSANIRMSYGRFLEYLDAGRVTSVDLYEGGRTAIIEAVDPELDNRVQQIRVDLPGNSPELISKLRDAKVDFDSHPVSNNGAVWGILGNLIFPILLISALFFLFRRSSNMPGGPGQAMNFGKSKAKFMMEAQTGIMFDDVAGIEEAKEELQEVVTFLKQPEKFTAVGARIPKGVLLVGPPGTGKTLLAKAIAGEAGVPFFSISGSEFVEMFVGVGASRVRDLFKKAKENAPCLIFIDEIDAVGRQRGAGIGGGNDEREQTLNQLLTEMDGFEGNTGIIIIAATNRPDVLDSALMRPGRFDRQVTVDTPDIKGRLSILEVHARNKKLADEISLDVIARRTPGFSGADLANLLNEAAILTARRRKEAITMAEIDDAVDRVIAGMEGTPLVDSKSKRLIAYHEVGHAIVGTLLKDHDPVQKVTLIPRGQAQGLTWFTPNEEQGLTTKSQLMARIAGALGGRAAEEEIFGHDEVTTGAGGDLQQVSGMARQMVTRFGMSDLGPLSLESQQGEVFLGGGFMNRSEYSEVVASRIDEQIRIIAEEAHRLARQLVRDNREVIDRLVDLLIERETIDGEEFRQIVAEYTTVPEKEQFVPQL; encoded by the coding sequence ATGAAACCATCTTGGAAAACCGCTGTCCTCTGGGCACTTCCCCTACTCGTGATCGGCTTTTTTGTTTGGCAGGGAGCCTTTTCGGCAAATCCTTCCAACCTCGTTGGTAATAGCGCCAACATCCGCATGAGTTATGGCCGCTTCCTTGAATATTTAGATGCTGGCCGGGTAACAAGCGTTGATCTATACGAAGGGGGCCGCACAGCGATCATTGAAGCGGTTGACCCAGAACTAGACAACCGTGTGCAACAAATCCGCGTTGATTTGCCTGGTAATTCTCCTGAACTGATTAGCAAACTCCGGGACGCCAAGGTAGACTTCGATTCCCACCCCGTAAGCAACAATGGTGCTGTGTGGGGCATTCTCGGAAATCTAATCTTCCCAATTCTCTTGATTTCGGCATTATTTTTCCTCTTCCGTCGCTCTAGCAATATGCCCGGTGGCCCTGGCCAGGCGATGAACTTCGGCAAGTCTAAGGCGAAGTTCATGATGGAAGCGCAAACGGGAATCATGTTCGATGATGTTGCTGGCATCGAAGAAGCAAAAGAAGAACTCCAAGAAGTTGTTACCTTCCTGAAGCAGCCAGAAAAATTCACAGCAGTGGGTGCCCGAATCCCCAAAGGGGTTCTCCTCGTTGGCCCTCCCGGAACTGGTAAAACCCTCCTCGCGAAGGCGATCGCCGGTGAAGCTGGGGTACCTTTCTTCAGTATTTCTGGTTCTGAGTTTGTGGAAATGTTCGTTGGGGTTGGTGCGTCCCGGGTACGTGACCTCTTCAAAAAAGCCAAAGAAAATGCACCTTGTCTAATCTTTATCGACGAAATTGACGCTGTAGGTCGTCAACGGGGTGCTGGTATCGGTGGTGGTAACGATGAGCGGGAACAAACCCTCAACCAGTTGCTCACCGAAATGGATGGTTTCGAAGGCAACACCGGCATCATCATTATCGCCGCCACCAACCGTCCCGATGTGCTGGACTCTGCCTTAATGCGTCCGGGCCGCTTTGACCGTCAGGTGACTGTAGATACCCCCGACATCAAAGGCCGCTTGAGCATTCTCGAAGTTCATGCCCGCAACAAAAAACTTGCCGACGAAATTTCCCTCGACGTTATTGCCCGCCGCACTCCCGGTTTTAGTGGTGCCGACCTCGCTAACCTTTTGAACGAAGCAGCAATTCTTACGGCGCGTCGTCGCAAAGAAGCAATCACCATGGCGGAAATTGATGACGCAGTGGATCGGGTAATCGCCGGGATGGAAGGTACTCCCCTGGTAGACAGTAAGAGTAAGCGTCTGATCGCCTATCACGAAGTGGGCCACGCTATCGTCGGCACCCTGCTCAAGGATCACGATCCGGTACAGAAGGTTACCCTCATTCCCCGTGGTCAAGCTCAAGGTTTAACCTGGTTCACCCCCAACGAAGAACAAGGTTTAACCACGAAGTCCCAATTAATGGCCCGCATTGCCGGTGCCCTCGGTGGCCGGGCTGCAGAAGAAGAAATCTTTGGTCACGACGAAGTAACCACTGGTGCTGGGGGCGATCTCCAACAGGTCAGCGGTATGGCTCGCCAAATGGTGACTCGCTTCGGGATGAGTGATTTGGGGCCGTTGTCCCTAGAAAGCCAACAGGGTGAAGTCTTCCTTGGTGGTGGCTTTATGAATCGCTCAGAATATTCTGAAGTGGTTGCGTCCCGCATTGATGAACAAATTCGGATCATTGCCGAAGAAGCTCACCGTCTCGCCCGCCAATTGGTGCGCGATAACCGGGAAGTAATCGATCGTCTCGTAGATCTACTGATCGAAAGAGAAACCATCGATGGGGAAGAGTTCCGACAGATTGTGGCTGAATACACAACGGTTCCGGAAAAGGAGCAGTTTGTACCACAACTCTAA
- a CDS encoding DMT family transporter, translating to MQWTLFLLILALLAVSFAAIFIRWCSTELGAGATVFNRLWLATVVLGLWELLKPRKNDDNVMAIAPRITGKDYALLLLVGAVSSSSVVLWALSLAETSVANSTVLRNLTPLFTTLGAWLWFRQSFDRRFLWGLVVAIGGAIAIGVTDFQLAWQHLTGDLLALLSALCYGVNLLLVENLRDRLGASQILLWRCGFGCLLLLPFVWLTEDHLFPQSLPVWGAAIGLAILCQCFGQGLVVYSLKTFSSGFVAIFLLLEPIITAVFAWGLLGETLTPTNAIAFCGVLGGIYLAKSAQTQKPQTQASTKSYSSPAT from the coding sequence TTGCAGTGGACTTTATTTTTACTCATTTTGGCCTTGCTGGCGGTATCGTTTGCGGCGATTTTTATCCGTTGGTGCAGTACGGAGCTAGGGGCTGGGGCAACGGTTTTTAATCGGTTGTGGCTGGCGACGGTGGTTTTGGGCTTGTGGGAACTGCTGAAACCCAGAAAAAATGATGATAACGTTATGGCGATCGCCCCCCGGATCACCGGCAAAGATTATGCTCTATTGCTGTTGGTGGGGGCTGTTTCCTCGAGTTCAGTGGTGTTGTGGGCGCTCTCCCTGGCGGAGACGAGTGTGGCGAATTCGACGGTGCTGCGAAATCTAACGCCGCTGTTCACGACCCTGGGGGCTTGGTTGTGGTTCCGCCAAAGCTTTGACCGACGTTTTCTCTGGGGTCTGGTGGTGGCCATCGGCGGGGCGATCGCCATTGGGGTAACGGATTTCCAGTTGGCTTGGCAGCATTTAACTGGGGATCTGCTGGCCCTGCTGTCTGCCCTTTGTTATGGGGTGAATTTACTCTTGGTGGAAAATCTGCGCGATCGCCTGGGGGCAAGCCAAATTCTGCTCTGGCGCTGTGGTTTTGGTTGCCTATTGCTGTTGCCTTTTGTGTGGCTCACCGAAGACCACTTATTTCCCCAGTCCTTACCAGTTTGGGGAGCCGCCATTGGTTTGGCCATTTTATGTCAATGCTTTGGCCAGGGATTAGTGGTCTATAGTCTCAAAACGTTTTCGTCTGGCTTTGTGGCGATTTTTCTTCTCTTAGAGCCAATTATTACGGCGGTGTTTGCCTGGGGTCTCTTGGGTGAAACTTTAACGCCGACCAATGCGATCGCCTTCTGCGGGGTGCTTGGGGGGATCTACCTGGCAAAATCAGCCCAGACCCAAAAGCCCCAAACCCAAGCTTCAACAAAATCTTATTCTTCGCCTGCCACCTGA
- the gcvH gene encoding glycine cleavage system protein GcvH — MELEYPDDLRYLDSHEYIRLDGEIATIGLSAHAIDELGDIVFLELPEEGDAIVVGETFGSIESVKAVEDLYAPISGTVIDRNETLIQSPEMVSEDPYEEGWFIKVRVDNLDDEMLAETMTAEEYRLQVAGEE; from the coding sequence ATGGAACTCGAATATCCAGATGACCTCCGCTATTTAGATAGCCACGAATACATTCGCCTCGATGGGGAAATTGCCACCATTGGCTTGAGTGCCCATGCCATCGATGAGTTGGGGGATATTGTTTTCCTAGAGCTACCGGAGGAAGGGGATGCAATTGTCGTGGGCGAAACCTTTGGCAGCATCGAATCCGTCAAAGCTGTAGAGGATCTTTACGCACCGATTTCCGGCACCGTCATTGACCGCAATGAGACGCTAATTCAATCGCCAGAAATGGTTTCCGAAGACCCCTACGAAGAGGGGTGGTTTATCAAGGTGCGGGTCGATAATCTCGACGATGAAATGCTCGCAGAAACGATGACCGCCGAAGAATACCGGCTTCAGGTGGCAGGCGAAGAATAA
- a CDS encoding aminopeptidase P N-terminal domain-containing protein, translated as MGITPQEYQQRRQAFMAKIGQGTAILRSAPHAVMHNDVEYNFRQDSDFYYLTGFNEPNAVAVFAPHHPEHQFILFVQPKDLAQEIWVGYRAGVEGAKEKFGADITYSIQELDEKLPEYLKGGDRLFYHLGRDEKFNQTILQHYQRLLATRSKRGTGPTALEDPGSILHAMRMVKSSAELDLMRRATAISAKAHLWALEYARPGLYEYQVQAEIEHLFRLEGAAGFAYPSIVAGGANACILHYVENSAQLQDNELLLIDAGACYDYYNGDITRTFPIGGRFTPEQKTLYEIVLEAQKQAIAAVQPGHSYQGSHAAAVRVITQGLLDLGLLRGDLEELIEGEKYKPFFMHGTGHWLGLDVHDAGIYKIGPEKDAWTNFAAGNIVTVEPGIYISPYIEPAEGQPEIPDHWKGIGIRIEDDVLVTETGHEVLTAAVPKEIKDLEQ; from the coding sequence ATGGGCATTACACCGCAGGAATACCAACAGCGTCGCCAAGCATTCATGGCTAAAATTGGCCAGGGAACCGCCATCCTACGCAGTGCGCCCCACGCGGTGATGCATAACGATGTGGAATATAATTTCCGCCAAGATAGCGATTTTTATTACCTGACGGGTTTCAATGAACCCAATGCGGTGGCTGTGTTTGCCCCCCACCACCCGGAACATCAATTTATTCTGTTCGTGCAACCCAAGGATCTTGCCCAGGAAATTTGGGTCGGCTACCGGGCTGGGGTAGAAGGAGCTAAGGAAAAATTCGGTGCTGATATCACCTACTCAATCCAGGAATTAGACGAAAAACTGCCCGAATATCTCAAGGGTGGCGATCGCCTTTTTTATCACCTAGGCCGGGACGAAAAATTTAACCAAACGATTCTGCAACATTACCAACGTCTCCTGGCAACCCGCTCGAAGCGTGGTACAGGCCCCACTGCCCTTGAAGATCCGGGGTCGATTTTACACGCGATGCGCATGGTCAAAAGCTCGGCGGAACTAGACCTCATGCGTCGGGCCACGGCCATTTCGGCTAAAGCCCACCTCTGGGCGCTGGAATATGCCAGACCCGGACTCTACGAATACCAAGTCCAAGCCGAGATCGAACACCTTTTCCGCCTCGAGGGAGCTGCTGGCTTTGCTTACCCTTCCATTGTTGCCGGGGGCGCCAATGCCTGTATCCTGCACTACGTTGAAAATAGTGCCCAACTCCAGGACAACGAATTACTCCTGATCGATGCGGGGGCTTGCTATGACTACTACAACGGCGATATTACCCGTACCTTCCCCATTGGTGGCCGATTTACCCCGGAACAAAAAACCCTCTACGAAATTGTCCTCGAAGCGCAGAAACAAGCCATTGCAGCTGTCCAGCCGGGGCATTCCTACCAAGGTTCCCACGCGGCGGCCGTGCGAGTGATCACCCAGGGACTGCTGGATTTGGGGTTACTCCGGGGCGATCTCGAAGAACTGATCGAAGGGGAAAAATATAAGCCTTTCTTTATGCATGGCACGGGCCACTGGTTAGGGCTAGATGTCCATGACGCAGGGATCTACAAGATCGGCCCGGAAAAGGATGCTTGGACGAATTTTGCGGCGGGTAATATTGTCACCGTGGAACCGGGTATTTACATTTCCCCCTACATTGAACCAGCCGAAGGTCAGCCGGAAATTCCCGACCACTGGAAGGGCATTGGCATTCGCATTGAAGATGATGTGTTGGTCACAGAAACGGGCCATGAGGTTTTGACGGCGGCTGTCCCGAAGGAAATTAAAGATCTAGAGCAGTAG